A genomic region of Nerophis lumbriciformis linkage group LG28, RoL_Nlum_v2.1, whole genome shotgun sequence contains the following coding sequences:
- the ssuh2.1 gene encoding protein SSUH2 homolog, producing the protein MDDQHEDKDAFDPNIPEEGPSAPPPGWLDDIMGYQGHKGDDDNPVYPPPPAYTPQPQVDRNTVVPDVRVPSVSEDVARDALLKFVQSKWNYSSKPARNLTFKELRPITVYRYRLETYTETRTSKWDFESYKGQPVDGPQFGMSPPPWDIPVTLPPRFTDLVEMIRVPHSSFVKLCHKCSGCGRTRCVACHGRGMKRCTFCHGHGRAHNKRCTSCHGRGRRRCISCHGHGSKTCIVCHGCQNLLHFIQLTVTWKNNVEDFIPDRQPDFPDKKFEEVTGDPFFVDESLLVYPIQGFPDQEICDASHKLINEHLNRFNTTCRILQQRQTVELVPLTHAFYSYSGKDFSFFVYGVENKVFTSKYPSACAIL; encoded by the exons ATGCCTTTGACCCCAACATTCCAGAGGAGGGACCTTCAGCGCCCCCTCCTGGATGGTTGGATGACATCATGGGATACCAGGGTCACAAAGGAG ATGACGACAACCCAGTGTACCCTCCCCCTCCGGCCTACACCCCCCAACCCCAAGTGGATAGGAACACTGTGGTGCCTGACGTTAG GGTTCCCTCAGTGTCGGAAGATGTGGCCAGAGATGCCCTGCTTAAATTTGTCCAGTCCAAGTGGAATTACAGTTCCAAGCCAGCCCGCAACCTgaccttcaaagaactccgaccCATCACCGTCTACCGG TACAGACTGGAGACTTACACCGAGACCAGAACCAGCAAATGGGACTTCGAATCCTACAAGG GACAGCCTGTGGATGGTCCTCAGTTTGGAATGAGTCCTCCTCCGTGGGACATTCCTGTGACGTTACCCCCAAGATTCACTGACCTGGTGGAGATGATCCGAGTTCCGCACTCATCCTTCGTCAAG TTGTGTCACAAGTGCAGCGGCTGTGGAAGGACTCGGTGCGTGGCGTGTCACGGCAGAGGCATG AAACGTTGCACATTCTGCCACGGTCATGGGCGTGCTCACAACAAGCGCTGCACTTCCTGTCACGGCCGTGGACGCAGAAG GTGTATTTCCTGTCACGGTCACGGCTCTAAGACGTGCATTGTGTGTCATGGCTGTCAGAACCTCCTTCATTTCATCCAACTTACAGTGACTTG GAAGAACAATGTTGAGGATTTCATTCCTGATCGCCAGCCTGACTTCCCGGACAAGAAGTTTGAGGAGGTGACAGGTGACCCCTTCTTTGTGGATGAGAGTTTACtg GTTTATCCCATTCAAGGCTTTCCCGACCAGGAGATCTGTGACGCCTCCCACAAGCTGATAAACGAACACCTGAATCGCTTCAACACCACCTGTCGTATCCTGCAGCAA CGGCAGACGGTGGAGCTGGTGCCGCTAACGCACGCCTTCTACTCATACAGCGGCAAAGACTTCAGCTTCTTCGTGTATGGAGTGGAGAACAAAGTGTTCACTTCCAAGTATCCGTCTGCGTGCGCCATTTTGTAG